tcataaaattcTTTGTCTGTAAActggccttttttcttttcttttctttctttttttttttttaagtcagccAAGAGGATATGGTTCCTAAATGCACCTACATACCAGCTTGTTTAGATGTTAATTTGTAAATGTGTATCTCTGTATCTTGTGGTGAGAATGCAGAACAGGTTTtggtttgacttttttttttcttaaaggtcAAACCACTTGAAGCTGCACAGTAGAGCATTGCAACACCAATTCAAAGTGTGCTGAATCCTCCCGACGGCCTTGGGTCAAAACAAAAGTTGATTTGGATTTCTAACAACTGAAAAAACAGTTTAGTATATTCTCatatgtctctctctctctattagCGTCAATTGTCCTTTGAGAGTCCTAAGTAGCTGGATGCCACAGCTGATATTCATTGGATTGTTGGTAGCCTAATTGAATTGAGGCTTGAATCTTTgataaacaaggtgaggctgcgtttcagttttatgctcctaaaatctggaacggTCTTCCAggagatgtgagacaggcctcaactctgacgatgtttaaatccaggctaaaaacagttctatttagctgcgcatatgacacctgaaagtattttatctgcactcttcacttttaaattaattaattaatgattattttttatgggttttttattttttatttctttttaatgattttattgcattgttgtgattttatgtagctgtaaagcagtTTGAATtcccttgtgtacgaattgtgctctataaataaaattgccttgccttgatacAAGTTATCTGAGAGGTCAGATCTTTTGGGTTGAAAAGTTTTTCatgatgcttcttttttttttttttttggttttctatgtaaaactttaaaaaaaaataaaaaaaaatacacttatCATGTTGAAAATGTTGAAGAAGAGGGTTTCCATTTGATCTGGCCTGTATCTCTTTTAGAGATCCTCTGTTGTTGTGTGGCAAAATGGAGGGaaatttttcaggccagggacccccaaactgatggagagttggagcagggacccccctactatttatatggcatacaattgtgttttatatttaacggggcctagtgccgtgtataaacatagctactctgtttttgtactaagctattcaaataatacacaggttaatatattcatgtttttattttaaacatgtgcaaggtacagggtggccgtgccactgccattcataaacaaacatcttgcatacaacactgagctattcaaataatccacagatattaactttaaacatgcatgtagatgggacaatgaatcctcaaaccatctgtggatggaacaggtttgcacacaatttgtgagaaaaaactgtttgaaaaaaaaaatgttaaaaatcgtctaattaaccaaagatttcgcgaccccccctgcagtacctctgcGAACCCCCTGTTGACCTCTGCCATAGACTCTATCGCCAGTTTAAAATGCATATATAGATAATAACATATTTagataatgttgtttaatttagATAATGATTAGTGTCCACATTTTATAGTGAAATAATTCTTAGGTCATGTAGTTACTCATATTACCTATAagatgtgttttattttactcCCATATTGATCTAGGACCACCGGTACCTTTTTATGATGGTTTTGTAATATTTGAACTCTTTGTCCTGTTTCTCTTGGTTTGTCCTTCATAGTCACCATGGTGATGAAGTCAGCAGTTGAGGATGATGATACTGGGTGGGGGCTGGGCATCCCGGAGAAGATGAAGAACAATGCCAACTGGGTTGATATCACTCAAGAGTTCAAGGGTGCCTGCAAAGGTaaaggttgtgtctgtgtgtgggagAGTCTTGAagcattcatttttatttatatcctTCCTTCATCTCTGTTCTCATCTTTTTTATGCAGAGTTGAACCTTGGAGAGTTGCTTCATGACAAGCTGTGAGTATGGAGACATTCTTTAATGATAGAATGTTTGAGTGAACCTGATTACCCTCTTAAGCATTGACAAGATGAGAGTATTTGTAGTGAAACACGTTATTCTGGTTCATTCTTTTGGATGAAGAATTCACTTTTGAATTTTAGCCATGCTTATATTTGCCATTGGATCGACTCATCAATACTTTTTAGACATCAGAATTCGAGTCTCTAAGCTTTCTGCTGTGGTGCAGGTTTGGCCTGTTTGAGGCCATGTCAGCTATAGAGATGATGGATCCAAAGATGGATGCAGGGATGATTGGTAACCAGGTCAACAGGAAGGTGCTCAATTTTGAGCAAGCTATTAAGGTACTGCAACTAAAACAcaaagtcagattttttttttttaatatattttgattcacacatctgattcccTTGTCTACATTCGTTTGTTTTCTTGATTATAAAGCAGGACAATTGACCAAATAGTTTGAAGCAATTTGTCCGACTGTGAAATGTTCGTTCCAGGAAGGTGCCATCAAGGTCAAAGACCTTAGTCTGCCTGAACTCGTTGGGATCATTGACACGAGTTTCTGCTGTTTGGTGAGTTTTGGATTGAGTTTTTCTTTATGGGAAATGATCTCTTTTGTGTAAAAGGAGGTTTATGAGTGCATACAGAATAACTGGATTACTTTAGACAGCTGGCTAAGGCGACCCATCAAATATTATCTGAGGTGCCCTCGAATGTAAAAAGCTTGTTTGTACACTGTTTTAGCTGAATCTCCTATTTCCTTCCATAGATTTTGTTTTATCTATAGGTGGTATATGTGTTGTCTTTTTAACACTTCCAGAGGACCGTACAATGTCATGTATGTCATAAAAAACGtcttgtgtttttatatgtaaaGATAACTTGGCTGGAGGGTCACTCCTTGGCCCAGACAGTGTTCACCTGCCTTTACGTCCATAACCCCGACCTGATTGAGGAGCCAGCTCTCAAAGCATTTGCCCTGGGTATGCTGAAGGTGTGCGACATTGCACGAGAAAAAATCAACAAGGCAGCTGTTTTTGAAGAGGTGAGCAGTTTTCTACAGTCTGTCTGTGTGAGCCTGAAGTCCAGAAAAGGTTGCAGGTTCAAACCCTGGACCAGCAGCAGAAAAACTgcactgtaaaaaacaaaaaaaacaacaggtcTTGTCACTTTATCATGAACACCGCGGCAGTGCAGAGGAGCTCCGCTGGAGCTGCTTGATGACAAGCAGGCCAGGCTGTGGCTGTATTTGGCAGCTTCCAGGTGTGAACTTGTGTACTGAATGTGATCAGGCTATTACTTATCAGGAAAATTGTCGCTTTATAAATCAAGGTTGAAAAAGAGATTGTTGAAAGATGCAGATTAGTGAAGTATTTCAGGAGCTGGAATCAACATCTTGTATACCAAGGTGTCAATATTTTAGTTACATTTGTTGAATAGTGATAGAATTGTGAAATACTGTGAATCACTCAGTGACATGTTAAAATGTCTgaatgattttcttttcttttttttttctcctgtagGAGGATTTCCAAGCCATGACCTATGGTTTCAAGATGGCCAACAATGTCACAGACCTGCGGGTAACGGGTAGGTGTGCTGCAATTGTTGCGTTTGCAGTGTTCTATTTATTGTAGGCGGCTGATGCCTCTTAAAGCGATTAGTTCAAAAGAGCAAAGACAGCTGTTGTCATGTCTTCCCTCTGCGTCTCTTTTGTGTTCATCTTACCAGGTATGCTGAAAGATGTGGAGGATGAGTTACAGAGGAAAGTTAAGGTATATGCTATTTATCACTGCAGTTTCTCTGGGATACCAATGATATAAATTGTGTTCTGatactcaattttttttttgttggtttttttttgtatttatctaTTGCTTTTCAGAGCACACGCAGCCGACAGGGTGAGCAGAGAAACCCGCAAGTTGAGCTGGAAGTAAGTCTGACTATTCATTAAGTTTAAAACTAAtttaaatgaacattttctttattaaagGCCTTTTGTTCAGTAACATTTGTGATGATGAAAAGGAAGTGAAAAACTACATGTAATAAATTATGTACTCTCTAGTCTTTATGCATCAATCTAAGTATTCCCACATttaaccccccccccgcccccaaaTGCTCAGTGTATTCCCGTTATAGTTTCTATATTTTCTCCTCTGTCAGAGTGTGGGACTCGGATAACCTTTAAAGACGCTACTCTGGAATTGACAACTGTTTCGCAAGAgtaatgataaaaaaagaaaggaaaaaaaaaaactgactccAAACCGGACTTTTCTGGGTGGTCGAACCAAAAATAGAAATCCTTTGATCATTCTTTGTTCCTCATGAAAAGACCAGCTCGGGAATGCATGTATTAATAGCTCTGCAATGTTGTCCCATGTTTTATATGTCCAGCACCAGCAGTGCCTGGCACTTTTCAACAGAATCAAGTTTACACGCCTTCTGCTGACTGCCCTGATTGCATTCACCAAGAAAGAGGTAATTTACAAACCCTCGTGCTGCCGCCGACAAGTTACGGGCTGCCGCACAGGTTAAACGTGACCAAATGTCTTAAAGCTTTTCATACACTGGATCGCAGTATCATTAATCTTAAACTGAATCTGCTTAAACCTTTGAAACATGTTTCTGTGCAGTTTACTACATCCATGTGCTACTCATCAATGCAATGTGCAGACGTTTGTGTGCATATAAGCACTGTTTTTCTTTGCGTTGTTGCACTTTTATTAGACCAGCTCGGTAGGTGAAGCCCAGAAGCTTGTGGCTCAGGCGGCTGACCTGCTATCGCCTATTCATTCCAGTATTCAACACGGCATTCAGTCACAAAATGACACCACCAAAGGAGGTAACACACGCTGATGCACACACATTTGAACCATCGAGTCAGTCATAGTTTGGCATGGAGTTACTTTACAAATGAACAACTCTAACTGACTACAGGCTTAGAATATTATTTAAGAAAGAACAAAGTTATCTAATGATATCTAATTGAAAGAAAAGAACACATGCATTATATATCTTCTGTGTTCCACTCATTCACTTTAGTTATCACCGTGGCAACTTGGGCAGATACAGTACAGTTCACATTAAATGTACGTGCCTCAACACGCGACACTCATGTaacctttttctctttttctttctctttttctttttaatatctccCGTAAATATGTACAGACCACCCCATCATGATGGGTTTTGAGCCCCTGGTTAACCAGAGACTGCTGCCACCCACCTTTCCTCGCTACGCCAAGATCATTAAGAGGGAAGACATGGTGGCCTACTTCAGCAAGCTAATAGAGCGCATCAAGACCGTGTGTGATGTGATCAACACCACAAATCTGCATGGAATACTGGTGAACACctttctttaactttttttcagtATTGCAAAAGCTatgttctgttcatgtcctCTAATACATGTCAAGGATGATTCCATATCTCTTCCATATTTTTAACCGTGTATATATCAAAACAAGCCTACAAATGTTTTCTGACAGACCTGTAACTGTTTCTGATTTTCTACTGCTCCATATGACTTTTCGGGATACCGTCAATGATAAAGGCTTTCTGATGCTGACCTAAATGTTGTGCTTTTTACAAGGACTTCTTCTGTGAATTCAGCGAGCAGTCGCCCTGTGTGCTCTCCCGATCTCTTCTCCAGGTACATCTGACGAGTCACTTTCACTGCTCTTACGTTGTTTCTAAAATTCTAGATGATTATTACGCTTTATGCTGTGATTTTAAAGAAATAAGTGCAGCAATTTAAACTGACCTTTTTGTTCCGTAACTTCAGACAACGTTCCTGATTGATAATAAGAAAGTGTTTGGCACCCATCTGATGCAGGACATGATAAAAGATGCGCTAAGATACTTTGTCAGCCCACCTGTCCTCTCCTACAAGTAAGGCCACCACAGATTTAACGATTAAGCAGCATTGTTGTAATCATTGGTTGATTTTTGGACCTTATTGGATCTGTTTCCCTGACACCAGCTCAGCTGTGTTTTAGGGTTTAAGAGGGGTTTACACATTTGTTGTCACATAATCACTTTAAcccttttatatatatatatatatatatttttttttttttttttcccctccaggTGTTGTCTGTTCAACAACCATCAGGCCAAAGACTATATTGACTCTTTTGTAACCCACTGCTCCCGGGTATGTTACCTTTTATTGTTCAAATTCAGTGCACGTAGAGATTGCTTTGTCTTTTGGGTTACAAAGTCATGCATTAGAGTGCTCAGATGACTTTATGCCAACTTGTAACATAATGTGTCAGTTTTACAATTCAAGTAATCCAAGGCTAGCTTCTTTGTAAAATAAACACTCCGGTCCTATTTTGGCATTTTAGCATTTCAGCCTTTGCTTTTTGTTgctaccaaaaaaaaagaaagatatagagagagagagagaaaaagttctctaattgttttttttgttttttgtttttaatttgtggGTGAAAAGAACAAGCAAAATCAAACTGATACTTCTGATCATGCCTCTCAGTAGACAAAAAGCTCCACGTCTATGATTTGCAGAAGTACCTATAGGCCGAGCACAGCTCCACCAAACCAGTGATTCCACCAGAGCTACGGCCCTAAAATGACTTTCAACTCAGCTAAAGCTGTCGCTCTGAAAATCAGTGAACGTTTTGCTGGTTTAcgcggtgaaaaaaaaaaaatgctaccaGTAACTGTAAAGTGGCCACCTTTCTTTAAGATTCTAAACAAAATTCCTATAGCTTGTTGAGATATGTGTTGAGCCCCACATGCTCGATTTTAAAATGCAGGAGTTGATTAAACGCTGTAAAGGGGGTGTTCCTGCAGAGCCATACAACAAActgtgtgctgaggtaaagctgccagtttttgttttttttgttgttttttttgttgttttttgcagtGTAGTCTGTAGTGTAGTCTAATGTAGTCTGACTTTAGAATCAAAGTGTggtaattactttttaaaactaaTTACTTCTTAAGAGTAGAAATTTGCATCCTTTGTCTTCATGAAGAAATAGTGGGAGTTTTATGCAGTGGCCTAAAATTAGCCTAAAAACTGCGTTACAGTTGAAATGAAAttgtgtgtttatatatgtgcTCACAGCCTTTCTGCAGTCTCATCCAGATCCATGGACACAACCGAGCCCGACAGCGAGACAAGCTGGGGCACATCCTTGAGGAGTTTGCTACACTGCAGGATGAGGTGAGCTGCAGCTCTTTCTTCCTTATATCTGTGGCTACTTCTTTGGGTGTGGTAGAATTCTTAAGAGATCACCACAAATGGATtggggtgttgtttttttctagctggcaacaacttagctgatgatggcacatgcagcgtcagcaggttacacaggtgaactctctcagtagacaacatggacagcaactcacagccaacagttcaGCATCTTGGGTGCAGAGACTCTACTCCCCAGTGGAATGTcgaggattacaccatctgttgtaaACAAGATCTGCAatccctcctccttttcctgctacCTCTCTGTCTTTTGTCTATAATATAGCCATCCGACGTCTTCCTCAGGGCCCCAAGCTTGTCTACTTTCTATACCAGTAATCTCGCATTTCCCATGACAATCAAGGGACAAAATAGTTTAAACTCtctcctctattttttttttttttttgttcctgctctgcatcctagacatCTCCTCTTGAATTTGGGGATTTTAGCAATACCCAGGCTTTGGAACAGTCCAACTGCTGCTCCTACACGCTAACAAATCTACCATTGGCAtggttacgcatcataacagCTGTAAAAATGTGCCAGGATTACCAGCAGAAATCAtcccagctgcacagcatccaaaccaacATCGATAAATGTTTCAAAAATCAAAAGACAGACCCTGTATGTCCAGAGCTGCTGCGTCAGGTTGTCACTCGTGTTGCGCCTTTGTAGAACTTAATTCACTCATACAGAGGCCGGCTGTGAGTTTATCATTTGCGAACCATCTGCTGAAGTCGTTTTGTATGCTTTGCAGGCCGAGAAGGTGGATGCAGCATTGCACAGCTTACTGATGAAACTTGAGCCTCAGCGACAGCATCTAGCGTGTCTTGGCACTTGGATACTCTACCATAACCTTAGGATCATGATCCAGTATCTGTTGAGCGGGTTTGAACTGGAGCTTTACAGCATGCATGAATACTATTACATCTACTGGTAAGAGCCTATATGTTGTTCACGGCTGGTATCCGTTGCTAGCTCTTGCTGAAAGACACAAATTTACAGTTAGAGTAATATCAGCTCCCGTCTACAGCATTCAtttatacacttttttttctcatctgtgAATTAATGTatggatttctttttctttcttttttttcccctgtagGTACCTGTCAGAGTTCCTTTATGCATGGCTCATGTCCACTCTAAGCAGAGCTGACTCCTCTCAGATGGCGGAGGAGCGCATTCTAGAGGAGCAGCTGAAAGGACGCAGCAGCAAAAAGgccaagaagaaaaagaaaggtgcTTTTCTTGGATTCCCTGATGTCAGTTTTCTTTGAACATGCTCGGAAAAGTTTCTTTTCTATGCAGAGGTGACTGGACCTCTTGTAGGTGTAGCTCAAGTGCAGATGCTGATACtgttttgaattgttttgcaGTTCGTGCTCTCAGCAAGGAGATTACAATGAGTCAGGCGTACCAGAATATGTGTGCTGGCATGTACAAGGTTGGTAAGAATGAGTGGCCCCACGTCTCCCCATTTCGACACACTGAGGCATAATTTGTCCTCTTATCTCTGTATCTCTTCTCAGACCATGGTAGCTTTGGATATGGATGGTAAGGTACGCAAGCCCCAGTTTGAGCTGGACAGCGAGCAAGTTCGCTATGAGCACCGCTTCGCCCCCTTCAACAGTGTGGTTACTCCCCCACCTGTGCATTACATCCAATTCAAGGTACTGTTATAGTGCGTGTGGCTGTGATTAATGAAGTAAGCCCTCGTTTTTTGTCGTCTGCTTCGATGTTCTTCCTTCGTCCACACTGACTTTACTCCTGTTCTTGCCTTTTGTAGGAGATGTCAGATCTGAAAAAGTACAATCCTCCACCCGGCTCTGCAGACCTCTACATGGCCGCTAGTAAACACTTTCAACAGGCCAAGCTCATCCTAGAAAATGTGCCCAGCCCGGACCCTGAGGTCAGGAAGTTACTGATGGATTATATTACAGCACAACAGTTTGATGTTTTGTacattcaagattcaagagtaCGAATTTAGTTCCTGAATTCATTCATGTCAGTCTGTGCTCTGCTTTTGTAGATTAGTTTCATCGTAGCACATGCATTTAAACTATACAATTATAAAGACAAATGGATTATTAATGGCCATCGTAAAACACCTGATATCTTTAGAAAATCATGGAAGAGTTTATGGTAGATctgtttgttgttctttttttttttcgttgttCATGACCAACAGTAACCAGTTATTGATATTTGGTAACAGGTTAACCGCATACTGAAAGTGGCCAAACCAAACATTGTAGTAATGAAGCTCCTTGCTGGAGGACACAAGAAGGAAACCAAGGTAACACAGAACACGCCTTCATTTCTTTTCGTattgttttgatttgattttgtttttacacTTAAGCACCTGTCCAGCACTGTAAGCTGTTCAGTATTGTATGTAGTTTGCTGATGTaagcactttttttccccctgcacACTCAGGTGCTTCCAGAGTTTGACTTCTCAGCTCACAAGTACTTCCCTGTCGTCAAGATCATTTGATTCGTCCCTGGTCCACGGGATGAGCGTCTGCCTCACCTGAATAAGTGTGCCGTGGCCCTGACCCCGTCCGTGTCTGAACAGTGACGCACCCAGCTGTTGTGATGTAAAGGAGCGTCTGATTCTTTGCTTTATTTCTACCTGAACGAGATGCAACATGAGAAACCAGACCAGAGAACTCACAACTGGACCTAAATAAGTAACAATATCCACACATGCACCTTTGAAAGTTTGTGTGTGCGCGTCCAAAGCAAGCCAAGGTGCAGTATTGCTAAGAAGTGGCAGCAGTGGATACTGACCCCAGGACAGTCCTGTGCAGGCTTGAAAAGAATGCTGTAACGATAATGGGTGCATATCATTAAATCCTATGAAACCTTTCTACATCTGCTGTGCTGTATCTTAAAAAGACTGCGGTATGTTGTTACACCTTGAAATAACAGACTCGTGAGTAGCGGACGGCGTCACTGTTAAACAACGACGGAGTGAGATGCAGAGCTTGAAAGCCACAGCCGTCACACATTGCAAGAGCATATTTAGCATATTTTTTTGTCACTTATTTAATCCCCTTGAGGGAAAGAATTTTATATTTTTCCGTGATTTGTCAAGACAAATGTGTTTTAGGGCCTTCTAAATAGTTTTTATAACCGTAAGTGATAAATCTGTGTAAGATCTGTGTTATAGATCGGTGGAATTTTCAGAAAGTGGTGTAGTTTTCACGTTGTAAAGTATGAACTGTTATGCTTGGTGCTCTGTTGGTTGGACTCATTTTTTATCTTTggaataacttgtgatttttttttttttttttttttacacccatTTAGTCTTGGCTCATTTTCTGGGAGGAACATTGAAAAGAAACTTAGAGCTTACTGTGCAGCCTAGACACATTTACAGATGGGATTAATACGCTAGTGACAATTATAAGTTTAAAAAACGTAAAGATggttaaaaaagaataaatgaacGTTTGAATCGGTACTGAATGGGATACCCTCCATGATGATAGACCTCCTCACCTTTTCAGTTTTATCTTCACGTATCAAGATATTACTCTTGTGTTGAGTGTAGCTCTAAATGAATAGTGAGCAAGGCAGCACACCTTTAACTATCATATATAGTCCAATGCCCCTTCCCCTCCATTCCACAGAGGTAAGATGCCCGTCATTTTTTTGCTACTGGGATGTAGTGGTCATCTTGTAATTTTGGATGAGTAGATGGCCCCTACTCCAAATGAAAGGGGGCACCTGCCATAACTCGAATAATTGAAATGCAGAAGGGTGGGGCCAAAATAACATAAGCATGATGCATGAGTAGTGATTTGTTTCTCATACCGAAATGTGTTGGGAGGCATTCTGGCATTTTCTTGTGCTCAGTTAGCACACATTACTAAAGTGACATGCTGCGTTCTGTCCTGTATGTCTGCCTGGGACGCCGCTTTGTTCTGTGACGTGACAGCATCGTCAGCATGACATCATATGCAGCTTACAAAGTGAGAGCACAGCCTGCATTTCAAATGTCATTACAGTTATGGAAATgaaacctttgttttttttcagatatTAATGATAACAGCACACATGGACTCTGGGCAGCCAAATCTTTATTTGGAGAAAGAAAAGTAAAGAAGGAACTTGGACAGAAAATGGATAGTTAGAAATAGCTCGTCGTCAAACATGCACTTTGGCATAATTTGCTTGAGGGAAATATATGTTAATTATTCACTTTAAGTTAATATGTGTATGTGGTCTGGGCTTTTAATCATTTCAGTTTAATTCTAGAATAAATAGCTATAATATAAGAAAATCAGGCGGGTGATTTTTCATTAGACCCTGCGTGGATTAGTCACTTATTTATTCCGCATGGTTTCATCAATCCACTTCCTGTAGTAACAGACATCCAGCATTACAATGGGATTTACACATTTATCTGCAGGTTCGCTTACAAGAATGCCGTGTAAGAGGTCGTTGTACTCCACAGCTGAGCCTGCGTCGCCCTAAAAAGACAGATAAGAAGTGCGGTTGCTTTatatgtgatgaaataaagatTGGAGGAATGAGACTGATAATGGAAATATAAACTAAAACAGTTTGCTTACAAAGCAGGCCTCCACGGCAGCCTTGAAGGCACACATGGTGGTGGCTTCATCACTGTGGTACTTGACAGCAGGTTTGTCATTCTCACCACATTCAAACATTTCTGTGCTGGCACACCTCACCTCTTTTTCGGGCATCCCCCCTGGGGATTTGAAAGTTCAGAAATGTGACTTTTATTGTCAAAGAACTGAACTTCTAGTTCATGATTGTTTATCACCGTCATACCTGCTTTCTTCGGTCCCATTCCTCCGATCTCAATCTTCTGCCCCTTCTCTGGTCTTTTGCACTCGAGTGAAGGCAGCTTGATGGTGGGAAGTTTAGCAGACACATCCTCATTCAGTTTTATGAGCATAATGTCATGGGATTTGCCCTCTTCATCTTTAAAGGTAAACTGCTGATCGGGCTTGATATTTTGTTCAAGTTTTTTGGATGATCCTTTCAAGAAAGACCAGGCTTTTGTAAAAACTGACACATCATTGTTTAAGCCAAGTGTCACCTTGACAAGCCTGCcacaagaaaaaataaagaagaagaaaagaatgtCTTGTTACACGTGATGTGGGAAAAGAAAATAACGCAAAACATTAGAGGAATGCAGTCGGTATTTCTCTTTGAATGGTACCAACAGTTTGCCCATAAGGTAATCAACTATTTTCCATCACTTCCCAATATCAAAGTCAGAGTGAATCGATGTATGTCACAAAGTTAGAAGTGTCTTACTGTTCTGCACA
This Odontesthes bonariensis isolate fOdoBon6 chromosome 6, fOdoBon6.hap1, whole genome shotgun sequence DNA region includes the following protein-coding sequences:
- the naa35 gene encoding N-alpha-acetyltransferase 35, NatC auxiliary subunit; this translates as MVMKSAVEDDDTGWGLGIPEKMKNNANWVDITQEFKGACKELNLGELLHDKLFGLFEAMSAIEMMDPKMDAGMIGNQVNRKVLNFEQAIKEGAIKVKDLSLPELVGIIDTSFCCLITWLEGHSLAQTVFTCLYVHNPDLIEEPALKAFALGMLKVCDIAREKINKAAVFEEEDFQAMTYGFKMANNVTDLRVTGMLKDVEDELQRKVKSTRSRQGEQRNPQVELEHQQCLALFNRIKFTRLLLTALIAFTKKETSSVGEAQKLVAQAADLLSPIHSSIQHGIQSQNDTTKGDHPIMMGFEPLVNQRLLPPTFPRYAKIIKREDMVAYFSKLIERIKTVCDVINTTNLHGILDFFCEFSEQSPCVLSRSLLQTTFLIDNKKVFGTHLMQDMIKDALRYFVSPPVLSYKCCLFNNHQAKDYIDSFVTHCSRPFCSLIQIHGHNRARQRDKLGHILEEFATLQDEAEKVDAALHSLLMKLEPQRQHLACLGTWILYHNLRIMIQYLLSGFELELYSMHEYYYIYWYLSEFLYAWLMSTLSRADSSQMAEERILEEQLKGRSSKKAKKKKKVRALSKEITMSQAYQNMCAGMYKTMVALDMDGKVRKPQFELDSEQVRYEHRFAPFNSVVTPPPVHYIQFKEMSDLKKYNPPPGSADLYMAASKHFQQAKLILENVPSPDPEVNRILKVAKPNIVVMKLLAGGHKKETKVLPEFDFSAHKYFPVVKII